A genomic segment from Acidobacteriota bacterium encodes:
- a CDS encoding CRTAC1 family protein: MLHPTATILLAALVGLASTGCPSRTTTGADLPADADDGAGVTFLDLTANEASGIDYRRVPSVTNAAYEQIKTEPRYTMPLIVDTPEKPRGSPGVAVLDFDGDGDLDLYVTNGPGAANSLYASRLEETGTLRFEDVAVAAGVAAIEQDSTGVCFGDLENDGDPDLVVLGRSEPNRLFENLGDGTFRDATAESGVGESDFGHTDCSVGDVDGDGLLDLAIANSYDWSRRVATLEEPWDHNHPNQLFLNQGGLRFRDVSASSGILDLNGFQPPQDGAATVTWALALVDYDQDGDLDLLQADDQGGIPPEKASRGLIQVLNNDGTGQFTAVTDRVGTDLPGTSWMGFAFADFNCDGHMDFFATNMGDYAFSAIGMPFIRGQLSSRAFFGTPRGAFEDAGPGGLRATPFGWSVMAPDLDNDGDADVVFFGGLDGAMHTITADNPGAVLLNPGCSADFEADLEALAVDHTRRNVHGGATGDLNRDGFPDLVTASSFRIPDDVPLQPYPVDYDSPFDASAWFVEAFAPEGRSAFTWNGLDFPDGRLAVEINNGNDNHWVEVRLLGMVGVLPAGRVNRDGVGAVIRVTPQGGRTSLRPVTGGSSFASQNAPEQLFGLGRAATATVEVMWPGGIVNRLHGVRAGERIVFPEIPCDAKLDGALYRSCLTETVEQLRSRDLLSPSLAERFVASADDLGGASAASTQAAVPKGSRKETVEPAQEASPPHPEEGA; the protein is encoded by the coding sequence ATGCTCCACCCTACCGCCACGATTCTGCTCGCGGCCCTCGTCGGCTTGGCCTCGACCGGATGCCCTTCTCGGACGACGACCGGTGCGGATCTGCCGGCTGACGCTGACGACGGGGCCGGTGTCACGTTCCTCGATTTGACCGCGAACGAAGCTTCCGGGATCGACTACAGGCGCGTGCCGTCGGTGACCAATGCGGCCTACGAGCAGATCAAGACCGAGCCGCGCTACACCATGCCGCTGATCGTCGACACGCCGGAGAAGCCCCGTGGCTCGCCGGGAGTGGCGGTGCTCGACTTCGACGGTGACGGCGACCTCGACCTCTACGTGACCAACGGTCCCGGCGCCGCCAACAGTCTCTACGCCAGTCGACTCGAAGAGACCGGAACGCTGCGCTTCGAAGACGTCGCCGTGGCGGCGGGGGTTGCCGCCATCGAGCAGGATTCCACCGGCGTCTGCTTCGGAGATCTGGAGAACGATGGCGACCCGGACCTGGTCGTGCTCGGGCGTTCGGAGCCCAACCGGTTGTTCGAGAATCTCGGCGACGGCACCTTTCGGGACGCCACCGCCGAGAGTGGCGTGGGCGAAAGTGACTTCGGCCACACGGACTGCTCGGTGGGCGATGTGGACGGCGATGGCCTGCTCGATCTGGCGATCGCCAACTCCTACGACTGGAGCCGCCGGGTCGCCACCCTGGAGGAGCCCTGGGACCACAATCACCCGAATCAGCTCTTCCTGAATCAGGGCGGATTGCGGTTCCGGGATGTCAGCGCGAGCTCCGGCATTTTGGACCTCAATGGCTTCCAGCCGCCGCAGGACGGTGCCGCCACCGTCACCTGGGCTTTGGCCCTGGTGGACTACGACCAGGACGGCGATCTCGACCTGCTGCAGGCCGACGACCAGGGTGGCATTCCGCCCGAAAAAGCGAGCCGTGGATTGATCCAGGTCCTCAACAACGATGGCACTGGTCAGTTCACTGCGGTCACCGATCGAGTCGGCACGGACCTGCCGGGCACTTCCTGGATGGGCTTCGCCTTCGCCGACTTCAACTGCGACGGCCACATGGACTTCTTCGCCACCAATATGGGCGACTATGCCTTCTCGGCCATCGGCATGCCCTTCATCCGCGGGCAGCTCTCCTCGCGGGCTTTCTTCGGCACCCCTCGCGGTGCCTTCGAAGACGCCGGTCCCGGGGGACTCCGGGCAACGCCCTTCGGCTGGTCGGTGATGGCGCCGGACCTCGACAACGACGGCGATGCGGACGTGGTCTTCTTCGGTGGCCTGGACGGCGCCATGCACACCATCACCGCCGACAATCCCGGAGCCGTCCTCCTCAACCCGGGTTGCTCGGCCGACTTCGAGGCCGATCTCGAGGCTCTCGCCGTCGACCACACCCGGCGCAACGTCCATGGGGGCGCCACCGGTGATCTCAACCGGGACGGCTTTCCCGATCTGGTGACCGCCTCCTCCTTCCGAATTCCGGATGACGTTCCCCTTCAGCCCTATCCGGTCGACTACGACAGTCCCTTCGACGCCAGCGCTTGGTTCGTCGAGGCCTTTGCGCCGGAGGGACGGAGTGCCTTCACCTGGAATGGCCTCGACTTCCCGGACGGGCGTCTGGCGGTCGAGATCAACAACGGCAACGACAACCACTGGGTCGAAGTGCGGCTGCTGGGCATGGTTGGCGTATTGCCGGCGGGTCGGGTCAATCGCGATGGCGTCGGTGCCGTCATTCGGGTGACTCCGCAAGGGGGCCGGACCTCCTTGCGTCCGGTGACCGGTGGTTCGAGCTTCGCCTCCCAGAATGCTCCGGAGCAACTCTTTGGCTTGGGCCGGGCGGCGACCGCCACGGTCGAGGTGATGTGGCCCGGCGGAATCGTCAATCGCCTCCATGGAGTGCGAGCTGGCGAGCGCATCGTCTTTCCCGAGATTCCCTGCGATGCGAAGCTGGACGGAGCGCTGTACCGCTCTTGCCTGACCGAAACCGTGGAGCAGTTGCGGAGCCGGGACCTGCTCTCTCCGAGCCTCGCTGAGCGTTTCGTGGCGAGTGCCGACGACCTTGGTGGAGCCTCTGCTGCCAGCACTCAGGCGGCCGTCCCGAAGGGCTCCCGAAAAGAGACGGTAGAGCCGGCGCAGGAGGCATCGCCTCCTCACCCGGAGGAGGGGGCATGA
- a CDS encoding N-acetyltransferase, protein MTERLIRPADAQDIPQIKIIAEATELFPSEMLEPMMAGYLEGSKADLWFVTELAREVAGFGFCEPERMTSGTWNLLAIGVSPQRQSGGIGAAMLAYLEDRLRQRQARVLLVETMGTPELARTRAFYRRNGYVEEARIRDFYEAGGDKVVFWKHL, encoded by the coding sequence ATGACAGAGCGACTCATCCGCCCGGCGGATGCGCAGGACATTCCGCAGATCAAGATCATCGCCGAGGCCACCGAGCTGTTCCCCTCGGAGATGCTCGAGCCGATGATGGCCGGTTACCTGGAGGGCTCGAAGGCGGACCTCTGGTTCGTCACCGAGCTGGCCCGTGAAGTGGCCGGCTTTGGCTTTTGTGAACCCGAGCGCATGACCTCCGGAACTTGGAACCTGTTGGCGATCGGCGTCTCGCCGCAGCGCCAGAGCGGTGGGATCGGCGCCGCGATGCTGGCCTATCTCGAGGACCGGCTGCGCCAGCGCCAAGCGCGCGTCTTGTTGGTCGAGACCATGGGCACGCCGGAGCTCGCCCGCACCCGGGCCTTCTATCGCCGCAACGGCTACGTCGAGGAGGCGCGAATCCGTGACTTCTACGAAGCCGGCGGCGACAAGGTCGTCTTCTGGAAGCACCTGTAG